A stretch of Bacteroidota bacterium DNA encodes these proteins:
- a CDS encoding 4'-phosphopantetheinyl transferase superfamily protein: protein MKNSNSAFFYNSTQALPRLENDLMPYHIEGKTALAIFKIKDLQLVPENLTGHLSNNEKERMLRFRKVEDRSRFVYAHNLKRLLLASVLNLSPADLQFDFTPNNKPLLLNAKLHFNLSHSHDTVCVAINSHQEVGIDVEQVRESFDFTDFIQKNYHVDEIEIIEQEKAPFSIEQFFKFWSRKESLLKATGLGVFSGLNLLNMTDGIKQFHADKITGTLYHINSMRLWSCWLSVCHPTNTPIHYLDANVWLEKELSKL, encoded by the coding sequence TTGAAAAATTCCAATTCGGCTTTCTTCTATAATTCAACACAGGCATTACCCCGCCTCGAAAATGATTTAATGCCTTACCACATAGAAGGGAAAACTGCATTAGCAATTTTTAAAATTAAAGACTTACAACTAGTACCCGAAAATTTAACAGGACATTTATCAAATAATGAAAAGGAGCGCATGTTGCGTTTTCGTAAAGTTGAAGATCGCAGCAGATTTGTTTATGCTCATAATTTAAAACGATTGTTGCTTGCTTCTGTACTAAATTTAAGTCCAGCAGATTTGCAGTTTGACTTTACACCCAATAATAAGCCTCTTTTGTTAAATGCAAAATTGCATTTTAACTTATCGCATTCGCATGATACCGTTTGTGTAGCCATTAATTCGCATCAGGAAGTTGGTATTGATGTTGAACAAGTAAGAGAATCTTTTGACTTTACTGACTTTATACAAAAGAACTATCATGTAGATGAAATAGAAATTATTGAACAGGAAAAAGCCCCATTCTCAATTGAGCAGTTTTTTAAATTTTGGAGTCGAAAAGAATCATTACTAAAAGCTACCGGACTTGGAGTTTTTTCTGGCTTAAACTTATTAAACATGACTGATGGAATTAAGCAATTCCATGCGGATAAAATAACCGGGACACTATACCATATAAACTCCATGCGCCTGTGGTCTTGCTGGCTTAGTGTTTGTCATCCAACTAACACTCCCATCCACTATCTGGATGCTAATGTTTGGCTGGAAAAAGAATTATCAAAACTATGA
- a CDS encoding amino acid adenylation domain-containing protein, with translation MQLVPIDFDPFDDGSNDKLQSHVTTSVQREIFANVAFGDDAANCSYNESVTLRIEGPFNENCLQDAITFVIKSHESLRTTFSNEGDMMLVHPFTSFELAIIDLTAYTAYEQEMQLKEITHGEVTAPFDLLDGPLHDFKLIRNSETLNHLIITAHHIICDGWSISVLIADICSVYNQLLNGQAPYLKEVNKYSEYIDHELKFEASTDYKTTLNFWKNIFKDSEFDFELNIDKLRPSLRTYNAQRIDVAMPAALVQQIREAAKNAQCSFVNYMIASFEIFLSKLTGKSDVSLGLPAAGQSVTGMYHLVGHCVNLLPLRSKINSKNTFGEYVAVRKKELLDCFDHQQFTFGTLVREMNIPRDASRIPVVPVAFNIDWGITEGLNFHNCKTSFSSNPRFYENFEWFVNITDCDGILTLESNYNTDLFDADIMRDHIDAYFHLLSLLTANADIRLDMVQLITPVQERQFDLWNDTFHEFDTNLTLPRWFEKIADTFPENIAIQSKKETITYLTLNAQANQLAHMLMAKGVNPGDVVACCMHRSFDLITAFIAIQKCGAAYIPIDPEYPADRINAMLHDSQSNFLVTETSIKEKFAFTTTYIVIVDKGWQHGCQASAINPAALINSAHNAYIRYTSGSTGKPKGVVIQQVSIVNLINSFLRITGLKAGDTSIALTTVSFDISELEIHLPLVCGATMYLCSREESMDPVNLSDIITKYKPALMQATPATWRSMMDAGWAGSNSLTILCGGEALPVDLATFLSQKCGRLINVYGPTETTVWSAFYEIAPLRGNESAPVRIGKGIDNTLIYVLDANMKRVPVGVEGEIYIGGIGVGGGYYKQPALTAERFIADPFDFSGLTLIYKTGDKGKYDSSGNLIYTGRADFQVKVRGYRIEPGEIETLLSAHPDVSQSVVIARKDALGQNNLYAYVTPKLNLAVSNENTSHSIDSLLSYYTSEHKNTARLNQIRELQKQSFVTVRHYLRLLKKPRICVIGNGHEWLYSKLKNEISSYAGFVFDSLPESYSEFNAESAVPFNVRQFDTTAMAEINEKYDLVILDSITSLLESEDKLIYLLQTMSGLLANDGAMLILNIKSNSLSKLGNFFGSIEKSTIDATLSSVKKQIEIDEQNNSLLQLDSEWFELNREKFGIVGHVECHANFNAIPAVSKYYFHAWLDNSTSKSDVTLRELNYRKDILNKTRINLLLSQFITEIKIMRDIPCDAVMKECEARNLAELANEKSLLKDLKKLYQKTEEAVSYEELKRLADSREYFLKINFDSKQESAKFDAVFIPFSNLQNGKHYSLPLASSTKKVLTNKSVKQSSTAKVDMLKKYLEARLPAYMMPAGYMWLNEFKLTPAGKIDRKSLPEIKAIKSETRDEKPKTNTEQKIAAIWSELLKLSKVNRNDNFFDLGGHSLMAVKLMIEIEKSTGKRLPLAILFTHPTIELLANVIDNVVSIEKPNAPEEDVWRSLTAIRETGNRPAMFFAHGVSGNVFKYYALGKLLDDEIPVYGLQAKGLNGIDKPFYDIIEMAKYHIAEILKVQPSGPYYIGGGSFGAALAYEIAQQLTAMNKAVGLVALFDAEAATKTEFMAPVQKQVAELFIRSKRAINRLKAISQNSLSDNISYLKNKMILQPDERKELDELLDKNEIQEKFGADSASYFNELEDACYIALKNYKLQPYEGKVVLFRAIDGFYGIDYDQDLGWGKYAQGGCKVDMVEGGHNSIFEYPYVAGLAKALQKSIDDYKK, from the coding sequence ATGCAATTAGTACCAATAGATTTTGACCCATTTGATGATGGCAGTAATGACAAATTACAAAGCCATGTTACTACTTCGGTGCAACGGGAAATATTCGCCAATGTGGCCTTTGGCGATGATGCCGCCAATTGCAGTTACAATGAATCGGTTACACTGCGTATAGAAGGACCATTTAACGAAAATTGCCTTCAGGATGCCATTACTTTTGTTATTAAATCGCACGAATCGCTTCGCACCACCTTTTCCAATGAAGGCGATATGATGCTGGTACACCCTTTTACATCTTTTGAACTTGCCATAATAGACCTTACTGCCTACACCGCTTATGAGCAAGAAATGCAGCTTAAAGAAATTACACATGGAGAAGTTACTGCGCCCTTTGATTTATTAGATGGACCCTTGCATGATTTTAAACTCATACGCAATTCTGAAACGCTAAATCATCTGATTATTACAGCTCATCATATTATTTGCGATGGATGGAGCATAAGCGTATTGATAGCAGATATATGCAGTGTGTATAATCAATTACTTAACGGACAAGCGCCTTACTTAAAAGAAGTAAATAAGTATAGCGAGTATATAGATCACGAACTTAAATTTGAAGCATCAACAGATTATAAAACCACATTAAATTTCTGGAAAAATATTTTTAAAGATTCTGAATTTGATTTTGAGTTAAACATCGATAAACTAAGGCCATCGTTACGCACTTACAATGCGCAACGTATAGATGTAGCGATGCCTGCAGCATTGGTGCAGCAAATTCGTGAAGCAGCTAAAAATGCACAGTGCAGTTTTGTAAATTACATGATAGCCTCTTTCGAAATTTTCCTTAGTAAACTTACCGGAAAATCAGACGTATCACTTGGCCTACCTGCTGCAGGGCAAAGTGTTACAGGCATGTATCACCTGGTTGGACATTGTGTGAATTTATTACCACTTCGCTCTAAAATTAACAGCAAAAATACGTTTGGCGAATATGTTGCTGTGCGTAAAAAGGAATTGCTCGATTGTTTCGATCATCAACAATTTACCTTTGGAACCCTTGTTCGCGAAATGAATATTCCTCGCGATGCGAGTAGAATTCCTGTGGTGCCTGTTGCCTTCAATATCGATTGGGGCATTACCGAAGGATTAAACTTTCATAATTGCAAAACTTCGTTTTCAAGTAATCCACGGTTTTATGAAAACTTCGAATGGTTTGTAAATATTACTGACTGCGATGGCATCTTAACGCTGGAAAGCAACTATAATACTGACTTGTTTGATGCCGATATCATGCGTGATCATATTGATGCCTATTTCCATTTACTTAGTTTGCTCACTGCTAATGCAGATATCAGGCTCGATATGGTACAGCTTATCACTCCTGTACAAGAAAGGCAATTCGATTTATGGAATGATACATTCCATGAGTTTGATACCAACCTGACACTACCGCGCTGGTTTGAAAAAATTGCCGATACCTTTCCTGAAAACATTGCTATACAATCAAAAAAGGAGACAATTACCTATCTTACACTTAATGCTCAGGCAAATCAACTTGCGCATATGTTGATGGCAAAAGGCGTAAACCCCGGTGATGTAGTGGCATGTTGCATGCATCGTTCTTTTGATTTGATTACTGCTTTTATTGCTATACAAAAATGTGGTGCTGCATACATTCCTATTGACCCCGAATACCCTGCTGATCGGATAAATGCAATGCTGCATGATTCGCAATCTAATTTTCTCGTTACCGAGACATCGATAAAAGAGAAATTTGCTTTTACAACAACATATATCGTCATAGTAGACAAAGGCTGGCAACATGGTTGTCAGGCCTCGGCTATCAACCCGGCTGCGTTAATCAACTCTGCACACAATGCCTATATACGCTATACATCAGGAAGCACAGGCAAACCTAAAGGAGTAGTTATACAGCAGGTTTCTATTGTCAACCTTATTAATTCATTTTTAAGAATTACTGGTCTCAAAGCAGGCGATACCTCCATTGCACTTACAACAGTTTCATTCGATATAAGCGAACTTGAAATACACTTACCACTGGTATGTGGAGCTACCATGTATTTGTGCTCGCGCGAAGAAAGCATGGACCCTGTAAACCTGTCAGATATAATAACAAAATATAAGCCTGCATTAATGCAGGCAACTCCTGCAACCTGGCGTAGTATGATGGATGCCGGATGGGCCGGAAGTAATTCTCTAACCATTTTATGTGGTGGCGAGGCACTACCGGTTGACCTTGCAACCTTTCTATCGCAAAAGTGTGGGCGCCTTATCAATGTTTACGGCCCTACCGAAACCACTGTGTGGAGCGCGTTTTATGAAATAGCGCCTTTGCGTGGCAACGAGAGTGCACCTGTGCGCATTGGCAAAGGAATTGACAACACACTGATTTATGTGCTTGATGCTAACATGAAGCGTGTACCGGTTGGTGTTGAAGGCGAAATATATATTGGAGGTATTGGTGTTGGAGGTGGATACTATAAGCAACCTGCACTTACTGCCGAAAGATTCATAGCAGATCCATTTGACTTTAGCGGTCTTACATTAATATACAAAACCGGAGATAAAGGCAAGTACGACTCTTCGGGCAACTTGATATATACTGGGCGTGCCGACTTTCAGGTAAAAGTTCGTGGTTACCGTATTGAGCCAGGCGAAATAGAAACCCTCTTAAGTGCGCATCCTGACGTGAGCCAAAGCGTTGTTATTGCTCGCAAAGATGCCCTTGGCCAAAATAATCTCTATGCGTACGTGACCCCCAAACTAAACCTAGCAGTATCAAATGAAAACACTTCTCATTCCATTGATTCATTACTTAGTTACTATACTAGTGAGCATAAAAATACAGCTAGGCTCAATCAAATTCGCGAATTACAAAAACAATCGTTTGTTACTGTGCGGCATTATTTGCGCTTACTCAAAAAGCCTCGCATCTGTGTCATAGGCAATGGTCATGAATGGCTTTATAGCAAGCTAAAAAATGAAATCTCATCTTATGCTGGTTTCGTTTTTGACTCATTGCCCGAAAGCTATTCGGAATTCAATGCAGAAAGTGCCGTTCCATTTAATGTGCGGCAATTTGATACTACCGCAATGGCCGAGATTAATGAAAAATATGACCTTGTAATTTTAGATAGTATAACATCATTGTTAGAAAGCGAAGACAAACTGATATACCTTCTTCAAACCATGTCGGGTTTGCTTGCCAATGATGGAGCTATGCTTATACTTAACATAAAAAGCAATTCGCTTTCGAAACTAGGTAATTTTTTTGGAAGCATCGAAAAAAGCACCATAGATGCTACATTAAGTTCAGTTAAAAAACAAATTGAGATAGATGAGCAAAACAATTCGTTGCTGCAGTTGGATAGTGAATGGTTTGAATTAAATCGTGAAAAATTCGGAATTGTTGGCCATGTGGAATGCCATGCTAACTTTAATGCAATCCCTGCAGTTTCAAAATATTATTTTCATGCATGGCTTGATAACTCCACTTCTAAAAGCGATGTAACGTTGCGCGAACTAAATTATCGTAAAGACATACTAAACAAGACACGCATAAACTTATTGCTTTCGCAGTTCATCACTGAAATAAAGATAATGCGCGATATTCCCTGCGATGCGGTAATGAAAGAATGTGAAGCTCGCAACCTTGCCGAACTAGCAAACGAAAAAAGCCTTTTAAAAGATTTAAAAAAGCTATATCAGAAAACCGAAGAAGCAGTAAGCTACGAAGAGTTGAAACGCCTGGCTGATTCACGCGAATATTTTTTGAAAATAAATTTCGACTCAAAACAAGAGTCAGCTAAATTTGATGCAGTCTTTATACCTTTTTCCAATTTACAAAATGGCAAACACTATTCGCTTCCCCTAGCCTCATCAACTAAAAAAGTATTAACCAACAAATCGGTTAAGCAAAGTTCAACAGCCAAAGTTGATATGCTTAAGAAGTACCTTGAAGCCAGGCTCCCTGCGTATATGATGCCGGCAGGCTACATGTGGTTAAACGAATTTAAGCTTACACCTGCAGGAAAAATAGATCGCAAATCGCTACCGGAAATAAAAGCTATAAAGTCCGAAACACGTGATGAAAAACCAAAAACGAATACAGAGCAAAAAATTGCAGCTATATGGAGTGAACTATTAAAATTATCGAAAGTAAACCGCAATGATAATTTTTTTGATCTTGGTGGACACTCGCTCATGGCTGTTAAACTGATGATTGAAATAGAAAAGTCGACAGGAAAGCGACTACCGTTGGCAATTTTATTTACCCACCCAACCATCGAGTTACTGGCAAATGTTATTGACAATGTTGTTTCAATTGAAAAACCCAACGCGCCCGAAGAAGATGTATGGCGCAGCCTTACCGCAATTCGTGAAACAGGCAATCGCCCTGCCATGTTTTTTGCACACGGAGTAAGCGGTAATGTTTTTAAATACTATGCACTTGGCAAATTGCTGGATGATGAAATTCCAGTTTATGGTTTACAAGCTAAAGGGTTAAATGGAATTGATAAACCATTTTACGATATTATCGAAATGGCAAAATACCATATTGCAGAAATATTAAAAGTACAACCATCGGGCCCGTATTATATTGGTGGAGGAAGTTTTGGCGCAGCCCTTGCTTACGAAATTGCACAGCAACTTACAGCGATGAATAAAGCCGTTGGTTTGGTTGCATTGTTTGATGCCGAGGCAGCTACCAAAACCGAATTCATGGCACCTGTTCAAAAACAAGTGGCCGAATTATTTATACGAAGCAAACGGGCTATCAATAGACTAAAAGCCATTAGCCAAAATTCGTTGAGTGACAATATCAGTTACCTTAAAAACAAAATGATCTTGCAACCTGACGAACGAAAAGAATTAGACGAATTACTTGACAAAAACGAAATACAAGAAAAGTTTGGTGCCGATAGTGCTTCTTACTTTAATGAATTAGAAGATGCATGTTACATAGCCTTAAAAAATTACAAACTCCAACCGTATGAAGGTAAGGTCGTTTTATTTCGCGCTATTGATGGATTTTATGGAATTGATTACGATCAGGATTTAGGATGGGGAAAATATGCGCAGGGTGGGTGCAAAGTTGACATGGTTGAAGGAGGGCATAATAGCATTTTCGAATATCCTTATGTAGCAGGCCTAGCCAAAGCACTTCAAAAATCTATTGATGATTATAAAAAGTAA
- a CDS encoding (2Fe-2S)-binding protein, with product MAKVTIDGHTIEVPDGTTILNAARMIGGEIVPPAMCYYSKLKTSGGYCRTCIVKVTKGSEKDPRPMPKPVASCRTAVMDGMEVQNITSPEVLEARAGVVEFLLINHPLDCPVCDQAGECHLQDLGYEHGKEGTRYEFKRRTFPMIDIGDKIKLHMNRCILCYRCVKVADQLCPGRVHGVINRGDVAEISTYIQNAIDNEMSGNMIDVCPVGALTDKTFRFKSRVWFTKPIDAHRDCDKCCGKVTLWASSNEVLRVTGRKDTYGEIEDDENGKTGWICNTCRFDKKNMNDWKIEGPRKISRNSVIAQNHYNSLKQLKMDISNQKLLGEKSHN from the coding sequence ATGGCAAAGGTTACCATTGATGGCCACACAATAGAAGTTCCCGATGGGACTACGATACTCAATGCTGCACGCATGATAGGTGGCGAAATTGTGCCTCCTGCTATGTGTTACTACAGCAAATTAAAAACAAGTGGAGGCTATTGCCGCACCTGCATAGTAAAAGTAACCAAAGGTAGCGAGAAGGATCCACGCCCAATGCCAAAGCCAGTAGCCTCGTGCCGCACTGCAGTTATGGATGGAATGGAAGTGCAAAACATAACTTCGCCCGAAGTACTTGAAGCACGTGCCGGTGTAGTTGAGTTTTTATTAATCAATCATCCGCTCGATTGTCCGGTGTGCGATCAGGCAGGCGAATGTCACTTGCAGGATTTGGGATATGAACATGGAAAAGAAGGCACACGATACGAATTTAAACGCAGAACCTTTCCCATGATTGACATAGGCGACAAAATCAAGTTGCACATGAATCGCTGTATTCTATGCTACCGATGTGTAAAGGTGGCCGATCAACTGTGCCCGGGTCGTGTGCATGGCGTAATCAATCGTGGCGATGTTGCCGAAATATCTACCTATATACAAAATGCCATCGATAATGAAATGAGTGGCAATATGATTGATGTGTGTCCTGTTGGTGCTCTTACCGATAAAACGTTCCGTTTTAAAAGCCGTGTGTGGTTTACCAAGCCGATAGATGCGCATCGCGATTGCGATAAGTGTTGTGGTAAGGTTACGCTGTGGGCTAGCAGTAATGAGGTGCTTCGTGTTACAGGGCGAAAAGATACCTATGGCGAAATTGAAGATGATGAAAATGGAAAAACCGGTTGGATATGTAACACCTGTCGTTTTGATAAAAAAAATATGAACGATTGGAAAATTGAAGGGCCACGAAAAATAAGCCGCAATTCGGTTATTGCACAAAATCATTACAATTCATTAAAGCAATTGAAAATGGATATTAGCAATCAAAAATTACTTGGAGAAAAGTCCCATAATTAA
- the nuoE gene encoding NADH-quinone oxidoreductase subunit NuoE, which produces MSKQLFSDQALVLVEKIKSRYPAGKQKSAIIPVLHIAQAECDGWLSPETMDYVAGLLKIQPIEVYEVASFYSMFNLKPVGKCLIEVCRTGPCWLMGAEDIVRYIEKKLNIKEGETTPDGMFTLKTVECLASCGTAPMMQIGEDYHENLDLEKVDKVLDNCLAAGQRRTHWEKGRI; this is translated from the coding sequence ATGAGTAAACAATTGTTTTCAGATCAGGCATTGGTATTAGTAGAAAAAATTAAGTCGCGATACCCTGCGGGTAAACAAAAGTCGGCCATAATACCAGTACTACATATTGCTCAGGCCGAATGTGATGGTTGGTTGAGCCCCGAAACCATGGATTACGTAGCGGGTTTATTAAAAATTCAACCCATCGAAGTGTACGAGGTTGCTTCCTTTTACAGCATGTTCAATCTGAAGCCTGTGGGCAAATGCCTGATAGAAGTGTGCCGCACAGGACCCTGCTGGCTTATGGGTGCCGAGGATATTGTTAGATACATTGAAAAAAAATTAAATATAAAAGAGGGCGAAACCACACCCGATGGCATGTTTACACTTAAAACAGTTGAATGCCTTGCAAGCTGTGGCACCGCCCCTATGATGCAAATAGGGGAGGACTATCACGAAAATCTTGATTTGGAAAAAGTAGATAAAGTGCTCGATAACTGCTTAGCCGCAGGCCAACGCAGAACCCATTGGGAGAAGGGGAGGATATAA
- a CDS encoding PKD domain-containing protein: protein MGTYYVCLTKTNTCGSFTLCDSVKIECPSPLLNIGANQTLCQGQSVLLDAGNPGMSYLWSNGATTQTISATTSATYIVTVTNSCNGFSTDSATINFIAPPQFNFGNDSTICMNDTLTFKNSPQPGFTYQWFVNNNLVAQADSLVYNFTQLGNYTIKVIATNQSCIDSSQIKIEVNPIAQCTGTPLTYCTPTYTTGTSAGDYIKRFGVNTLLNITGSQGGPAYNDYTNLQTNITGNVSYTWTFEFNTVNSMLSKMWVDFNMDGTFDEPAERIYMQAVNSGITTTNFSIPSTKFYGGLTRLRLVCADVASYNLLQPCSTYDHGETEDYTLNLINPTNAPIADFLASDSTIKLNESVTFTNLASNNATTFNWIFTGASPATSTAANPANITYATPGCFEVSLVASNSNGSDSEIKTCFIDVANSIAINETNINDLIILNENNDGDFYIDNKSNRLLTFIVYDDLGRIVFTKTSADQKIKISLTNLQQGLYIIKASSEKETKIAKVIISK, encoded by the coding sequence GTGGGAACCTACTACGTTTGTTTAACCAAAACAAATACATGCGGTTCTTTTACGCTATGCGATTCGGTAAAAATTGAATGTCCCTCACCACTATTAAACATTGGCGCTAATCAAACGCTTTGCCAGGGGCAAAGTGTGTTGCTTGATGCCGGGAATCCGGGAATGAGCTATTTATGGAGTAATGGCGCTACTACCCAAACCATATCGGCAACTACTTCTGCTACGTATATAGTTACGGTTACTAATAGCTGTAACGGTTTTTCCACAGATTCCGCTACGATTAATTTTATCGCCCCGCCCCAGTTCAACTTTGGAAACGACTCCACCATTTGTATGAACGATACCCTAACTTTTAAAAATTCCCCACAGCCTGGATTTACGTATCAATGGTTTGTAAATAATAATCTGGTTGCTCAAGCAGACTCGCTTGTCTATAATTTTACTCAGCTAGGCAATTATACCATAAAAGTTATTGCTACTAATCAAAGTTGTATTGACAGTTCACAAATAAAAATCGAAGTCAATCCTATTGCTCAATGTACCGGCACTCCCCTAACCTATTGTACTCCTACATACACCACTGGCACCTCAGCAGGAGACTATATCAAACGTTTTGGTGTAAACACATTGCTAAATATAACAGGCAGTCAGGGAGGACCTGCATACAATGATTACACTAACCTACAAACTAACATTACAGGAAACGTTTCATATACATGGACATTTGAATTCAACACTGTCAATAGTATGCTTTCGAAAATGTGGGTAGACTTTAATATGGATGGAACATTTGACGAACCTGCAGAAAGAATATATATGCAAGCAGTGAATAGCGGAATTACTACTACTAATTTTTCTATTCCTTCAACAAAATTTTATGGTGGACTTACCCGCTTACGATTGGTGTGTGCTGATGTTGCCAGCTATAATCTCTTACAGCCCTGCAGCACATACGATCATGGCGAAACAGAAGACTATACGCTTAACCTTATTAATCCAACCAATGCTCCTATTGCTGATTTTTTAGCCAGCGATTCAACCATTAAACTTAATGAGTCTGTTACCTTCACAAATTTGGCATCAAATAATGCTACTACATTTAATTGGATATTTACCGGTGCGAGTCCGGCAACAAGTACCGCTGCAAATCCTGCAAATATTACTTATGCGACACCGGGCTGTTTTGAAGTATCCCTCGTGGCAAGCAATAGTAATGGTAGCGATTCGGAGATAAAAACATGTTTTATTGATGTAGCTAACAGCATTGCTATAAACGAAACTAACATTAACGATTTAATCATACTTAATGAAAATAACGATGGAGATTTTTATATAGATAACAAAAGCAACAGGCTATTAACTTTTATTGTATATGATGATTTGGGAAGAATAGTGTTTACAAAAACTTCGGCAGATCAAAAAATAAAAATAAGCTTAACGAATTTGCAACAAGGTTTGTACATAATAAAAGCGAGTTCTGAAAAGGAAACGAAAATTGCCAAAGTGATAATTTCAAAATAA
- a CDS encoding PKD domain-containing protein, which produces MKKILIVPFVLFSLLTLNAQTFVKIINNNIPFDFAYSGVYALQTSQGDYMLATTVNDSVGSNIMVIKLNSTGSIILHNELLQPLYLENASNAMITQAGELVIGGAFNEPNKIYDDELLLAKTDLNGNQVFMKNLTSSGICCWDFATGNIFETANNNYILGGIGFGISSIIGYARLTDSAGNNLKTYSLGTSHRLEAIIENSAGDIIMGGKDFNLNRAVLTKRDVNTTFKWSKTYDKGLGGSIKNTSITDIIPLPTGYLLAAKFPNPTTGKDDLWILETDLNGDTVKTVTYANEGNIFGFKPTYNGYALAVIDSNTTSGYDFKIIFIDNNYNIITQRNYGTLNTDVLYSFEKCSDGGFIMSGLTYDSTFIYNALVIKTDSLGCVAPAASFTWKQANLANTVAGIDFTNTSLTGIIDTAATYLWNFGDNSFSSLKNPQHIYAAQGTYPVSLTITTACGSSTFQKLVTATCTGTFNYFSHTSMLLTGIFNDPDPSGTSWSWNFGDNGTSSLKIQHTLI; this is translated from the coding sequence ATGAAAAAAATTCTAATCGTTCCATTTGTTTTGTTCTCACTGTTAACTTTAAATGCACAAACGTTTGTAAAAATCATCAACAATAATATCCCTTTTGATTTTGCTTATTCGGGGGTTTATGCATTGCAAACTTCGCAAGGCGACTATATGCTGGCTACTACAGTTAATGATAGCGTTGGCAGCAACATCATGGTGATAAAACTTAACTCCACAGGTTCCATAATTTTGCACAACGAACTCTTACAACCTCTTTATCTTGAAAATGCTTCGAATGCAATGATAACGCAGGCAGGAGAACTTGTAATTGGAGGAGCCTTTAACGAACCAAATAAAATTTACGATGATGAATTATTATTAGCTAAAACAGATTTAAACGGCAATCAGGTTTTTATGAAAAACCTTACTTCGTCAGGAATTTGCTGTTGGGATTTTGCAACCGGAAATATTTTTGAAACAGCCAATAATAACTACATACTTGGTGGGATTGGCTTTGGCATATCCTCTATAATCGGATACGCACGCCTAACGGATAGTGCGGGCAATAATTTGAAAACATATTCGCTCGGCACTAGTCACAGGTTAGAAGCCATCATCGAAAATTCGGCAGGGGATATTATTATGGGTGGAAAAGATTTTAACCTCAATAGGGCGGTGCTTACCAAACGCGATGTCAATACAACATTCAAATGGTCAAAAACATATGATAAGGGCTTAGGAGGCTCCATAAAAAACACTTCCATTACGGATATTATTCCACTACCAACAGGATATTTGCTTGCTGCAAAATTCCCAAACCCCACCACAGGAAAAGATGATCTTTGGATATTGGAAACTGACTTGAATGGAGATACAGTTAAAACAGTTACATATGCTAACGAAGGCAATATATTTGGATTTAAGCCCACTTATAACGGTTATGCGTTAGCAGTTATTGATTCGAATACTACGAGTGGCTATGACTTTAAAATTATTTTTATTGATAATAATTACAACATCATTACACAACGCAATTACGGCACATTAAATACTGATGTACTTTATAGTTTTGAAAAATGCAGCGATGGCGGATTTATAATGAGTGGACTTACCTACGATAGCACCTTCATATATAATGCTCTTGTAATAAAAACTGATTCGCTGGGATGTGTTGCTCCGGCAGCAAGTTTTACGTGGAAACAGGCTAACCTGGCAAACACAGTAGCAGGCATTGATTTTACAAACACATCGCTCACTGGTATAATCGATACTGCTGCAACTTACTTATGGAATTTTGGCGACAATAGTTTTAGCAGCTTAAAAAACCCTCAACATATCTATGCTGCGCAAGGCACATACCCGGTATCGCTTACGATAACTACTGCCTGCGGCAGTAGCACTTTCCAAAAACTTGTAACAGCTACCTGCACCGGAACATTCAATTACTTTTCACATACTTCAATGTTGCTAACCGGTATCTTTAATGACCCCGACCCATCAGGCACTTCGTGGAGTTGGAATTTTGGAGATAATGGCACATCGTCCTTAAAAATCCAACACACGCTTATCTGA